GTCTGATAATCGACATTTGATGAGGTGTACTGACAATCAGACTCTAATCAATGTATGTATTCACGAAATCCTAAAACAACAGTAATGAAAAAATACATTGGCGAGAAGAATTTCAAGATGGGAAGAATGAAGGGATCCTTAAAAtcgggaaataaataaataaataaaagaaatagtaaGTGACAATTTGATAAACTCATGGTAAGACGCCAAtgttttaaattacaataaatttatttgtacatttataaatattacataaaaatatcAATGTGTTAAATATTACTAGAATTTGTACTTTCTAATACATTTCATATAGAAATCTGTGTCAACAGacaaacagttctaagcaaagaaacacAGTATTGCCGATACATTGACATTTCTTTTGTTGTGCGTAACTCTTATGTACAATTCCAAAAACATAGTATAGTTGCAGATACAAAGTTCTCTTTGAAAAGAATTTGGCACTCGGGATGCAACTCCCCTCTTGCGCAGCAAGTTGGCTGCACTCCTCCAAAACTCAGTACAGCAAGtctataaataatgtaaataaaaccgAAAATCGGAACTAACTTGCTTCTTTAACAGTACAGGCACAGCGTAGAAATAAATTACtctcaaaaacaaataaaatccaGAAACCCAAGTTACCTTTTACAATAAATACCTTGAAACTTTCTTTCGTACCTTTACATCAAACTTAGAACTGCTTTTCTTTCCATCGTCGACGGCGTTCTCTTTGCAACAGGTGCTGTCATGCCATGGTTGCTTCAGTATTATGGAATCACCATCGCAACGATCCACCCAAGAAGCGCATTTGTTGAGACGTGGGCCAGATCAACAGTTCTGAGTTGGAGGCATGCAGGTACGGGATTATGAAACCATATCCAGTATGCATCAGCAGACAAATGATAGcacgagaaagaaagaaacagtgcGAGTGTCGCCTGGAAGATGCATACATCGAATTAACAGTGGAGCGCCTTGACCATTAAGCACTCACCACTCGTCACATCAAGAACATTAGAAAATTTGCTGGCATAGGCCGAAAATACGTTTTGCCTCTAATACCCAACCATCTGAAAAGTTTATGTACAATTTTTTTTGTGTAATGTTACGTTGTGTTTTATTGAATGGTATGAAGTGGTTATTGCCTTACATATTGGATACTTTTTTACATTCTCGTCCCATGTCCGAAAGAAACTGAACAGATTAGCAATCTCGATTGACTCATATAAATTAAAACGAAGTTCTAATGGACTAGATTAATTTGGATTCAGGCAGGGTTACTCTTAGCCGCATAGAAAAGTTCTTCCAAATTGTACGCTACATGATTCCGCAGCATTTTTTGCAATTGAATCCAATTCAATCAGAAAGAAAATATATTCTATGAAATGGACCACTCCGCCAAAGATAAATTAAAAGTGTCATTTGACTTAGGAAAAGAAATGCACGTTGCAGAAATTGATGTGCGAGTGGTGCGATTGATTTCGTGTtgttaatcacactactttcatgcAATGCTTCTATAGAGAGACGAAAAACCCTCTACGTCTTGTTATTGCTTTCTCAACAACAGTCGTGGAACAGTTTCGTCTCTTTGATAGGACAACATTTTCGATTTACTCTCTTAATACGGACATGCGCACGTCTGGAAAACAGTTAGATTAACAGTCCACATCTTGCGCCCGTGAACGCCCTTTGCTTTGAGAATACGGGAGGGCACTCTGTGAACAGTACAAGTGTCCGAGTCTAGTTGATCAGGTCACTGTTTATCACTCCTGAGGAGTGGCCGCAAGGGTTTACTCGTGACATGTGGTGAGCACGGTCCTGGCGGGGAAGTGGTCATGAGTAGTTCTTGCTGGTGATGGCGTCGAGGATCCTCTGGTAGGTCTGGGCGGAGAGCCCCAGGAAGGTGGAGGTGTGTGCCGCGGGGGCGGACCGCGCCGCGGGCGCCGGCTCGCCAGACCGCTTGAAGAAGTAGTCGTAGTCGTAGTCGGAGGCGATGGTGTAGTACGTGTACTTGGAGTAGTAGATGGCCGCGAACACCGAGTAGATGAGCAGCGCCGCCGTCGCCAGCTGGAACCACGCCCAGAACTTGTACGACCCCTCGTTGATGAGGAACTCGTAGTAGCTGAGCGCCGAGTCCGATTTGCCGTGGCCCGGGTGCTCGTCCACGTGGTCGCCCCGCGCGGCCCGTGTTTCTCTGCTGCACACACAAATAACACCACGCTTTCAGCCGTTAGTGCGTCATGGCATTAAAATCAACGAATACTCTCTGATTTTGAAATTGAAGTTTGACAATTTGGAGGATTATATACTCCTTTGTTAACTGATTCTTCGGTTGCTGCTTGGTAGTACAACTTCATGATTATCACGAAGCATGTCTGGAAAGTAGGTACTATTTTGGAAAGacacacaaaaacatttttttgaaaccagAATCATTTTTTCAAGAAAGAGCATTTCTTAAACTAATTTTGaactatttctctacatagttgcaGCCATTGTTCATCAGCTACCATTGTGTGAAACCAACTTTTCTATGCTCTCTTCGTAGAAAGGCGTGCAAAGATTCTTTGTTACTGGATAGTTCAGTCGATGTATTTAAATATTCGGAGGGTTACAACAGTTGTACGACCTTCgcctgttttgaattttttttttatcaatgctTATTTATTAAACAACACTTGCCAATAGTGTCAGCTGATTTTGGTTTGTGGCCATTACTACGTGCTTCACTTGAAACCCAAGTCAAAATTCATCCCCTATCTCCGGGCTGCGTCAGTAAAGAAGAATCTTTGAACCAGTTATTCTAGCTACCTATCCAGCAGTGACGTTAAGTTTCCTCAGAgtaagactatatatatatatatatatatatatatatatatagatagatagatagatagatatagataTGGAAAGTACTGTAGGCTCTACAATGTTTCATTTTCGGTACTGAAAGCTTACAGAGCTTTTGGTATAGTACAAAATCTGTACTATAGGCAGCTGCGTTCCGGCCTTGGCAGTGTGTACCACAGTCATAGTCTTACTCTGAGGAAACTTAACGTCACTGCTGGATAGGTAGCTAGAATAACTGGTTCAAAGATTCTTCTTTACTGACGCATTTTAGGCACAGGCCATCATCAGAATATCAAAGTCTTCGTACACAGAATAAAGACACTTGTATACTGATCAgtaagaacattatgaccacccacctgCTTTCgatacaaagccgtccaggtaacagCAGCGTcgcttggcgaggaatgactgctgtgtagaatggggaaggcgcgcgatttatctgagtttgagcgagggcagattgtgatggcccagaggct
The Schistocerca gregaria isolate iqSchGreg1 chromosome 1, iqSchGreg1.2, whole genome shotgun sequence genome window above contains:
- the LOC126306974 gene encoding uncharacterized protein LOC126306974, with product MRTRAAAAWLAAAAALALQQIAWGHVLSQQDTSLSSQSRETRAARGDHVDEHPGHGKSDSALSYYEFLINEGSYKFWAWFQLATAALLIYSVFAAIYYSKYTYYTIASDYDYDYFFKRSGEPAPAARSAPAAHTSTFLGLSAQTYQRILDAITSKNYS